From a single Mus musculus strain C57BL/6J chromosome 12, GRCm38.p6 C57BL/6J genomic region:
- the Serpina1a gene encoding alpha-1-antitrypsin 1-1 isoform 1 precursor (isoform 1 precursor is encoded by transcript variant 1) has product MTPSISWGLLLLAGLCCLVPSFLAEDVQETDTSQKDQSPASHEIATNLGDFAISLYRELVHQSNTSNIFFSPVSIATAFAMLSLGSKGDTHTQILEGLQFNLTQTSEADIHKSFQHLLQTLNRPDSELQLSTGNGLFVNNDLKLVEKFLEEAKNHYQAEVFSVNFAESEEAKKVINDFVEKGTQGKIAEAVKKLDQDTVFALANYILFKGKWKKPFDPENTEEAEFHVDESTTVKVPMMTLSGMLHVHHCSTLSSWVLLMDYAGNATAVFLLPDDGKMQHLEQTLSKELISKFLLNRRRRLAQIHFPRLSISGEYNLKTLMSPLGITRIFNNGADLSGITEENAPLKLSQAVHKAVLTIDETGTEAAAVTVLQMVPMSMPPILRFDHPFLFIIFEEHTQSPIFLGKVVDPTHK; this is encoded by the exons ATGACTCCCTCCATCTCATGGGGTCTACTGCTTCTGGCAGGCCTGTGTTGCCTGGTCCCCAGCTTTCTGGCTGAGGATGTTCAGGAGACAGACACCTCCCAGAAGGATCAGTCCCCAGCCTCCCATGAGATCGCTACAAACCTGGGAGACTTTGCAATCAGCCTATACCGGGAGCTGGTCCATCAGTCCAACACTTCCAACATCTTCTTCTCCCCAGTGAGCATTGCCACAGCCTTTGCTATGCTCTCCCTAGGGAGCAAGGGTGACACTCACACGCAGATCCTAGAGGGCCTGCAGTTCAACCTCACACAAACATCGGAGGCTGACATCCACAAGTCCTTCCAACACCTCCTCCAAACCCTCAACAGACCAGACAGTGAGCTGCAGCTGAGCACAGGCAATGGCCTCTTTGTCAACAATGACCTGAAGCTGGTGGAGAAGTTTCTGGAAGAGGCCAAGAACCATTATCAGGCAGAAGTCTTCTCTGTCAACTTTGCAGAGTCAGAGGAGGCCAAGAAAGTGATTAATGATTTTGTGGAGAAGGGAACCCAAGGAAAGATAGCTGAGGCGGTGAAAAAACTGGACCAAGACACAGTTTTCGCCCTGGCAAATTACATTCTCTTTAAAG GCAAATGGAAGAAGCCATTCGATCCTGAGAACACTGAGGAAGCTGAGTTCCACGTGGACGAGTCCACCACGGTGAAGGTGCCCATGATGACCCTCTCGGGCATGCTTCATGTGCACCATTGCAGCACGCTGTCCAGCTGGGTGCTGCTGATGGATTATGCAGGCAATGCCACTGCTGTCTTCCTTCTGCCCGATGATGGGAAGATGCAGCATCTGGAGCAAACTCTCAGCAAGGAGCTCATCTCTAAGTTCCTGCTAAACAGGCGCAGAAG GTTAGCCCAGATCCACTTCCCCAGACTGTCCATCTCTGGAGAATATAACTTGAAGACACTCATGAGTCCACTGGGCATCACCCGGATCTTCAACAATGGGGCTGACCTCTCCGGAATCACAGAGGAAAATGCTCCCCTGAAGCTCAGCCAG GCTGTGCATAAGGCTGTGCTGACCATCGATGAGACAGGAACAGAAGCTGCAGCAGTTACAGTCTTACAAATGGTTCCTATGTCTATGCCCCCTATCCTGCGCTTCGACCACCCTTTCCTTTTCATAATATTTGAAGAACACACTCAGAGCCCCATCTTTTTGGGAAAAGTGGTAGATCCCACACATAAATGA
- the Serpina1a gene encoding alpha-1-antitrypsin 1-1 isoform 2 (isoform 2 is encoded by transcript variant 2): MYCAIRVRLSRLFTVKGQKARWKMTPSISWGLLLLAGLCCLVPSFLAEDVQETDTSQKDQSPASHEIATNLGDFAISLYRELVHQSNTSNIFFSPVSIATAFAMLSLGSKGDTHTQILEGLQFNLTQTSEADIHKSFQHLLQTLNRPDSELQLSTGNGLFVNNDLKLVEKFLEEAKNHYQAEVFSVNFAESEEAKKVINDFVEKGTQGKIAEAVKKLDQDTVFALANYILFKGKWKKPFDPENTEEAEFHVDESTTVKVPMMTLSGMLHVHHCSTLSSWVLLMDYAGNATAVFLLPDDGKMQHLEQTLSKELISKFLLNRRRRLAQIHFPRLSISGEYNLKTLMSPLGITRIFNNGADLSGITEENAPLKLSQAVHKAVLTIDETGTEAAAVTVLQMVPMSMPPILRFDHPFLFIIFEEHTQSPIFLGKVVDPTHK; encoded by the exons ATGTACTGTGCAATCCGTGTTCGGCTCTCCAGATTATTTACAGTGAAAGGGCAGAAAGCACGGTG GAAAATGACTCCCTCCATCTCATGGGGTCTACTGCTTCTGGCAGGCCTGTGTTGCCTGGTCCCCAGCTTTCTGGCTGAGGATGTTCAGGAGACAGACACCTCCCAGAAGGATCAGTCCCCAGCCTCCCATGAGATCGCTACAAACCTGGGAGACTTTGCAATCAGCCTATACCGGGAGCTGGTCCATCAGTCCAACACTTCCAACATCTTCTTCTCCCCAGTGAGCATTGCCACAGCCTTTGCTATGCTCTCCCTAGGGAGCAAGGGTGACACTCACACGCAGATCCTAGAGGGCCTGCAGTTCAACCTCACACAAACATCGGAGGCTGACATCCACAAGTCCTTCCAACACCTCCTCCAAACCCTCAACAGACCAGACAGTGAGCTGCAGCTGAGCACAGGCAATGGCCTCTTTGTCAACAATGACCTGAAGCTGGTGGAGAAGTTTCTGGAAGAGGCCAAGAACCATTATCAGGCAGAAGTCTTCTCTGTCAACTTTGCAGAGTCAGAGGAGGCCAAGAAAGTGATTAATGATTTTGTGGAGAAGGGAACCCAAGGAAAGATAGCTGAGGCGGTGAAAAAACTGGACCAAGACACAGTTTTCGCCCTGGCAAATTACATTCTCTTTAAAG GCAAATGGAAGAAGCCATTCGATCCTGAGAACACTGAGGAAGCTGAGTTCCACGTGGACGAGTCCACCACGGTGAAGGTGCCCATGATGACCCTCTCGGGCATGCTTCATGTGCACCATTGCAGCACGCTGTCCAGCTGGGTGCTGCTGATGGATTATGCAGGCAATGCCACTGCTGTCTTCCTTCTGCCCGATGATGGGAAGATGCAGCATCTGGAGCAAACTCTCAGCAAGGAGCTCATCTCTAAGTTCCTGCTAAACAGGCGCAGAAG GTTAGCCCAGATCCACTTCCCCAGACTGTCCATCTCTGGAGAATATAACTTGAAGACACTCATGAGTCCACTGGGCATCACCCGGATCTTCAACAATGGGGCTGACCTCTCCGGAATCACAGAGGAAAATGCTCCCCTGAAGCTCAGCCAG GCTGTGCATAAGGCTGTGCTGACCATCGATGAGACAGGAACAGAAGCTGCAGCAGTTACAGTCTTACAAATGGTTCCTATGTCTATGCCCCCTATCCTGCGCTTCGACCACCCTTTCCTTTTCATAATATTTGAAGAACACACTCAGAGCCCCATCTTTTTGGGAAAAGTGGTAGATCCCACACATAAATGA